The DNA region GCCGGTGCGTGACGAGCAGCGGCGCGCCGAACAATGCCTCGAACCTGCGCAGCACGCCCCAGGCGTGGCGATAGGACAGGCCGCAGGCGCGGCAGGCGCCGGCGATGTTGCCCGTGGCGTCGATCGCGGCCAGCAAGGCCAGCACGTCCTGTAGCGGGATACCGCCGTCGGCGTCGTCGCGCTCCAGCCACCAGCCCGGCCGCAGCGCGACGCGGAAAGCGCCGGTGTGGTCGTTCATGAGGCGGAGTGTACGCCCGGGTGTACACCAAATAGGAAAATAATTTCATATTGAACCGGGAGCCCGCTGGCTTTAGAGTCGCGCCAAGGAGACACCGGCATCGTCATATATGTCCCAAATAGCATATAGACGTAGCATATAGACGGCCGTACACCACAGAACCTCGGGAGCCCAACTCCATGATCAAAGGTCAGGCCAGGATAGATCTGGCATCCACCGGCGCCGCGCGCGGGACGCATGACGCCCAGCGCCCGCCGGACAACGCCCATGGCGCGCCCTGTACGCCCGCGCTGGCCGCCGTCCAGCGCATCGTCGCCGCGCACGCGCAACGGCCTGGCCCCCTGTTGCCCATCCTGCATGCGGTCCAGGCCGAACTGGGCCACATCCCGCCGGACACCGTGCAGGCCATCGCGGACGGCCTGAACCTGTCGCGCGCCGAGGTCCATGGCGTCATCACCTTCTATCCGCACTTCCGCCAGGCGCCGCCGGGCCGTCACGTCGTCGAGTTGTGCCGGGCCGAGTCCTGCCAGGCCATGGGCAGCGAGCGCCTGGCCGAGCACGCGCGCAAAAAGCTGGGCTGCGATTTCCACGCCAGCAGCGCCGACGGCGCCTACACGCTGGAGCCCGTCTACTGCCTGGGCCTGTGCGCGCAATCGCCGGCCATGCTGGTGGACGGCGTGCCCTATGCCCGGCTCACGCCCAAGCGCTTCGACAAGATCCTGGGCTACGTGACGGAGGCCGCGAAATGAACCAGCCATCCGTGATGCCGGCGCCGACCGCCGTGACGGTCTACGTCCCGCGCGACGCCGCCGCCCTGGCGGTGGGCGCCGACGCCGTGGCCCTGGCCGTCAGCACCGAGGCGGCCCGCCGCGGGCTGGCCGTGCGCGTGGTGCGCAACGGTTCGCGCGGCCTGCTGTGGCTCGAAACCTTGGTCGAGGTCGCCACCCCGGCCGGCCGCGTGGCCTATGGCCCCATAGACGCCGACGACGTGCCCGGCCTGTTCGACGCCGGCTGGCTGGCCGGCGCCGCCCACGCGCTGTGCCATGGCCTCACCGAGGAAATCCCCTATCTCAAGCGCCAGGAACGCCTGACCTTCGCGCGCGTCGGCATCGTCGACCCGCGCTCGGCCGCGGACTACGAGGCGAACGGCGGCCTCGCCGGCCTGCGCCGCGCGCTGGCCATGGAACCGGCGCAAATCGTCGAGGAAGTCCTGCAATCCGGCCTGCGCGGCCGCGGCGGCGCCGCCTTCCCCACGGGCATCAAGTGGAAGACCGTGGCCTCGGCGCCGGCCGCGCAGAAGTACATCGTGTGCAACGCCGACGAAGGCGATTCGGGCACTTTCGCGGACCGCCTGTTGATGGAAGGCGACCCCTTCGTGCTGATCGAAGGCATGGCCATCGCCGGCCTGGCGGTGGGCGCGACCGCCGGCTATATCTACGTGCGCTCCGAATATCCGCAATCGATCGAGGCGCTGGACGCGGCGATCGCGGCGGCGCGCGCCGCCGGGTGGCTGGGCGACGACGTCTGCGGCAGCAGCCGCCGCTTCGACCTGGAAGTGCGGACCGGCGCGGGCGCCTACATCTGCGGCGAGGAAACCTCGCTGCTCGAAAGCCTGGAGGGCAAGCGCGGCGTGGTGCGCGCCAAGCCGCCGCTGCCGGCCATCGCCGGCCTGTTCGGCAAGCCCACCGTCATCAATAACGTGATCTCGCTGGCCTCGGTGCCCATCATCCTGGCGCGCGGCGCGCAACACTACCGCGACTACGGGGTGGGCCGCTCCACCGGCACCCTGCCCTTCCAGTTGGCCGGCAACCTGCGCCAGGGCGGCCTGGTCGAGAAGGCCTTCGGCCTGACCCTGCGCGAACTGCTCTACGACTTCGGCGGCGGCAGCGCCAGCGGCCGGCCGCTGCGCGCGGTGCAGGTCGGCGGCCCGCTGGGCGCCTACCTGCCCGAGTCGCAATGGGACATCCCGCTGGACTACGAGGCCTATGCGGCGGCGTCGGCCATGATCGGCCACGGCGGCCTGGTCGCCTTCGACGACAGCGTGGACATGCTGCGCATGGCGCGCTACGCGATGGAATTCTGCGCGGTCGAATCCTGCGGCAAGTGCACGCCATGCCGCATCGGCTCGACGCGCGGCATGGAGACGCTGGACCGCATCGCGGCCGGCGGCGCCGACCACGGGAAACAGGTCGTGCTGCTGCGCGACCTGTGCGACACCATGCTGGGCGGCTCGCTGTGCGCGCTCGGCGGCATGACGCCCTACCCCGTGCTGTCGGCGCTCGACCATTTCCCCCAGGACTTCGGCCTGGAACGGACGGCCCGCCAGCCGGCCCATCAGCCGGCCTGACGGCCCGCACGGGAGACAACGATCATGCTAGAGACCGTCGTAAAACGAGAACGCGACTACGGCACCCCGGCGCGCGCCGCCGAAGAAATGGTGAGCCTGACCATAGACGGCCAGGAGATCCAGGCGCCCGCCGGCACGTCGATCATGCGCGCGGCCGCCGAGGCCGGCATCAACATCCCCAAGCTGTGCGCCACCGACAGCCTGGAAGCCTTCGGCTCCTGCCGCCTGTGCCTGGTGCAGATCGACGGCCGGCGCGGGTATCCGGCCTCCTGCACCACGCCGGTGGAAGCCGGCATGGTGGTGCGCACCGAAACGCCCAAGCTGCATGAACTGCGCCGCGGCGTGATGGAGCTGTACATCTCCGACCACCCGCTGGACTGCCTGACCTGCCCCGCCAACGGCGACTGCGAACTGCAGGACATGGCCGGCGTGGTGGGGCTGCGCGAGGTGCGCTACGGCTACCAGGGCGCCAACCACCTGCAAAGCGCCAAGGACGAGTCGAACCCCTACTTCGCCTACGATCCCTCCAAGTGCATCGTCTGCAACCGCTGCGTGCGCGCCTGCGAGGAAACCCAGGGCACCTTCGCGCTGACCATCTCGGGCCGCGGCTTCGAATCCCGCGTGTCGGCGGGCCAGGACCAGCCTTTCATGGAAAGCGAGTGCGTGTCCTGCGGCGCCTGCGTGCAGGCCTGCCCGACCTCCACGCTACAGGAAAAGACCGTCATCATGATGGGCCAGGCCGAACATTCGGTCGTCACCACCTGCGCCTACTGCGGCGTGGGCTGCGCCTTCCGCGCCGAGATGAAGGGCCAGGAAGTGGTGCGCATGGTGCCGTGGAAGGACGGCCAGGCCAACCGCGGCCACTCCTGCGTCAAGGGCCGCTTCGCCTGGGGCTACGCCACGCACAAGGAACGCGTGCTCAAGCCCATGATCCGCAAGCGCATCAGCGATCCCTGGCGCGAGGTCAGTTGGGAAGAAGCCATCGGCCACGCGGCCGCCGAGTTCAAGCGGCTGCAGGCCACCTACGGCCGCGACGCCGTCGGCGGCATCACGTCCTCGCGCTGCACCAACGAGGAGACCTGGCTGGTGCAGAAGCTGGTGCGCGCCGCCTTCAACACCAACAACGTCGACACCTGCGCCCGCGTCTGCCACTCGCCCACCGGCTACGGACTGAAGCAGACCCTGGGCGAATCGGCCGGCACGCAGACCTTCGATTCGGTGATGCATGCCGACGTGGTCGTGGTGATGGGGGCCAACCCCAGCAGCGGCCATCCGGTCTTCGCCTCGCGCCTGAAAAAGCGGCTGCGCCAGGGCGCGCGGCTCATCGTCATCGACCCGCGCCGCATCGAGCTGGTCAGCTCGCCGCACATCAAGGCGGACTTCCATCTTCAGGTGCGGCCCGGCACCAATGTCGCGCTGCTGTCGTCGCTGGCCCACGTCATCGCCACCGAGAACCTGATCGACGAGGCCTACGTGGCCGCGCGCTGCGAGAAGAAGGCCTTCGAGGAATGGCGCGCCTTCGTATCGCAGCCGGAGAATTCGCCGGAAGCCATGGAATCGGTCACCGGCGTGCCGGCGGCCGCCGTGCGCGGCGCGGCGCGCCTGTACGCGACGGCCGGCAACGGCGCCATCTACTACGGCCTGGGCGTGACCGAGCACAGCCAGGGCTCGACCACGGTGATGGGCATCGCCAACCTGGCCATGGCCACCGGCAACATCGGCCGCGAAGGCGTCGGCGTGAACCCGCTGCGCGGCCAGAACAACGTGCAGGGCTCCTGCGACATGGGCTCCTTCCCGCACGAGCTGCCGGGCTACCGCCACATTTCCGACGACGCGGTGCGCGCCCAATTCGAGCAGGATTGGGGCGTGACGCTGCAGCCGGAGCCGGGCCTGCGCATTCCCAATATGTTCGAGGCGGCGCTGGGCGGCTCCTTCAAGGGCCTTTACTGCCAGGGCGAGGACATCGTCCAGTCCGATCCCAACACGCAGCACGTGGCGGCCGCCCTGGCCGCCATGGAATGCATCGTGGTGCAGGACCTGTTCCTCAACGAGACCGCCAAGTACGCCCACGTGTTCCTGCCGGGTTCCTCCTTCCTGGAGAAGGACGGCACCTTCACCAATGCCGAACGGCGAATCTCGCGCGTGCGCAAGGTGATGGAGCCGAAGAACGGCAAGGCCGACTGGGAAGTGACCGTGGCCTTGTCCAACGCGCTCGGCTACCCCATGAACTACCGCCATCCGTCCGAGATCATGGACGAGATCGCGCGCCTGACGCCGACCTTCGCCGGCGTCAGCTACGAGAAGCTGGAGCACCTGGGCAGCCTGCAATGGCCCTGCACCGAGGAGACGCCGGATGGCACGCCCATCATGCACGTCGACGAGTTCGTGCGCGGCAAGGGGCGCTTCATCATTACCAAGTACGTGGCGAGCGACGAGCGCAGCACGCGCAAGTTCCCGCTGCTGCTGACCACCGGCCGCATCCTGTCCCAGTACAACGTCGGCGCCCAGACGCGCCGCACGCCCAACGTCATGTGGCACGGCGAGGACGTGCTGGAGGTGCATCCGCAGGACGCCGAGGACAGGGGCATCGCCAGCGGCGACTGGGTGGGCGTGCAGAGCCGGGCCGGCGAAACCGTGCTGCGCGCCGTCCTGACCGATCGCGTGCAGCCGGGCGTGGTATACACCACCTTCCATTTTCCGGAGTCGGGCGCCAACGTGGTGACCACCGACAATTCGGACTGGGCCACCAACTGTCCGGAGTACAAGGTGACGGCCGTGCAGGTCGTGCGGGTGTCCCAGCCTTCGGAGTGGCAGCGCCAATGGAGCCGGTTCACCGATATCCAGCAGAAACTGCTGGCCGAACGCGAAGCGGCGCCCGCCGGCAAGTAAACGCACCGACGCCATACCCACATACGCCATACCCCATACCGATTCCCTGCCCGCCCGACCATGGACCCGCACAACCTGATCCGCATGGCCAACCGCATCGGCGACTTCTTCGACGCCATGCCGGACCGGCCGGAAGCGCTGGAAGGCATCGCCGGCCACATCCAGAAATTCTGGGAGCCGCGCATGCGCAATGAACTGCTGGCGTTCCTGCAGCGGCATCCCGATGGCGTCGACGGCGATACCCGCCTCGCTCCCATCGTGCTGCAGGCCGTCACGCAATACCGCGAGCGCCTGTTGCCGCGCGTCGCGGCGCCGGCGTCGGCTTCGACCACGCCGCCCGCGCCCGCCGGAACGCCGGCCGGGCAGCCATGAATCGCCCGATCCACGCATCTTCCCGGCCATTCCCCTCCTGAAGTACCCCAGAGAAAGACCCCAGAGAAGTACCCATGAAGTACCCGCGATACCCCGTCTCGCCGTCTCGCCGCTTCTACGAACGACAATTAAAGGAAATAAGATGAATACGGCAACCACCCTAGACCTGCCGGGTTCGCGACCCGGCTTTCTCGACAAGGAACGCACCATCGCCGGCCCCGGCTTCAGCCGCTGGCTGGTCCCGCCGGCCGCGCTGGCGATCCACCTGTGCATCGGCATGGCCTACGGCTTTTCCGTGTTCTGGCTGCCGCTGTCCAAGGCCCTGGGCGGCAACGCCCCCCAGGCCTGCGCGGCCGGCATGAGCCTGTTCGACGAACTCTTCACCACCACCTGCGACTGGCGCATCTCCAGCCTGACCGGGACCTACATCCTGTTCTTCGTGGTGCTCGGCTGCGCCGCCGCGCTCTGGGGCGGCTGGCTCGAACGCGCGGGCCCGCGCAAGGCCGGCCTGGTGGCGGCGCTGTGCTGGTGCGGCGGCCTGGTGATCTCCGCCATCGGCGTCTACGTGCATCAACTGTGGATGCTGTGGGTCGGCTCCGGCATCATCGGCGGCATCGGTCTGGGCCTGGGCTACATCTCGCCCGTCAGCACGCTGATCAAGTGGTTCCCGGACCGCCGCGGCATGGCCACGGGCATGGCCATCATGGGTTTCGGCGGCGGCGCCATGGTCGGCGCGCCGCTGGCCAATGCGCTGATGCGCTACTACGCCGAACCGGGCTCGCCCGGCGTCTGGCAGACCTTCCTGACCATGGCCGCGATCTACGCCGTCTTCATGGTCGGGGGCGCGCTGGGCTACCGCGTGCCGGCCTCCAACTGGAAACCGGAAGGCTGGACCGCGCCCGCCGCCCATACGCGCAACGCCATGATCACCCACGGCCACGTGCACGTGAAGAAGATCTGGGGCGTGCCGCAGTTCTGGCTGGTATGGCTGGTGCTGTGCCTGAACGTGACCGCCGGCATCGGCATCCTGAGCATGGCCTCGCCGCTGCTGCAGGAAGTCTTCGGCGGCAGCCTGATCGGCCAGGACAGCCTGGGCTTCGCGCAGTTGAACAAGGAGCAACTGGCCGTCATCGCCACCATCGCCGCCGGCTTCACCGGCCTGCTGAGCCTGTTCAACATCGGCGGCCGCTTCGTCTGGGCCAGCCTGTCGGACAAGCTGGGCCGCAAGCTGACCTACGCGGTGTTCTTCGTGGCCGGCATCGTGCTGTACGCCTCGGTGCCCTGGTCCGCGCACAATAGCCACCTGGCCCTGTTCGTCGGCGCCTTCTGCATCATCCTGTCGTTCTACGGCGGCGGCTTCGCCACCGTGCCGGCCTACCTGGCCGACCTGTTCGGGACGCAGATGGTGGGCGCCATCCACGGCCGCCTGCTGACCGCGTGGTCCGCCGCCGGCATCTTCGGGCCCATGCTGATCAGCTCGCTGCGCGAATACCAATTGTCCATCGGCGTGCCGCGCGCGCAGGTGTACGACATCACCATGTACATCCTGGCCGGCCTGCTGCTGCTGGGCCTGCTGTGCAACCTGGCCATCCGCCCGGTCAACCCCAAGCACTTCATGACGGACGGGGAACTGGCCACCGAGAAGGCGCTGGCCCATGAGCGCGTCTCCGCCTCCGAGGTGCATGGCCAGGGCGCCAGCACCTTCCGCACGCCGGCCGCCCTGGTGCTGTTCGCCTGGGCGTGCGTGGTGATCCCGCTGGCCTACGGCTTCTGGGGCACGCTGCAACAGGCGGTGGTGCTGTTCCGGTAGGACGGCGGCACGGCGATAAAAAACGGCGCGTTCCCGATGAACGCGCCGTTTTTCGTTTGCCGCGAGCAAAGCCCAAGGCCCAAGGCCCGGAGGCCCCGGCGGTGCCGCTTATTACTTCTTCCGCGTGGGCGGCAGGTCCGTGCAAACGCCTTCCGCCACTTCCGCGGCCATGCCCACCGACTCGCCCAGCGTGGGATGCGGGTGGATGGTCTTGGCGATGTCGACCACGTCCGCGCCCATTTCCACCGCCAGGGCCAATTCGCTGATCAGGTCGCCGGCATGGGTGCCGACGATGCCGCCGCCCAGAATGCGATGGGTTTCGGCGTCGAACAGCAGCTTGGTGAAGCCCTCGTCGCGGCCGTTGGCGATGGCGCGGCCGGAGGCGGCCCAGGGGAAGACGCCCTTCTCGATCTTGATGCCCTGCTTCTTGGCATCGTCCTCGGTCAGGCCGACCCAGGCCACTTCCGGATCGGTGTAGGCCACCGCCGGAATGACGCGGGCGTCGAAGAAGGACTTCTCGCCGGACGCGGCCTCGGCCGCCACGTGGCCTTCGTGCACGGCCTTGTGCGCCAGCATGGGCTGGCCGACGATGTCGCCGATGGCATAGATGTGCGGCACGTTGGTGCGCATCTGCTTGTCGACGTCGATGAAGCCGCGGTCCGTCACCGCGATGCCCGCCTTGTCGGCGCCGATCTTCTTGCCGTTGGGGCTGCGGCCGACGGCCTGCAGCACCAGGTCGTAGCGCTGCGGCTCTTTCGGCGCGCCCTCGCCCTCGAAGGTGACGTAGATGCCGTCCTTCCTGGCTTCCGCCGCGACCGTCTTGGTCTTGAGCATGATGTTGTCGAAGCGCGGCGCATTCATCTTCTGCCACACCTTGACCAGGTCGCGGTCCGCGCCCTGCATCAGGCCGTCCAGCATTTCCACCACGTCCAGGCGCGCGCCCAGCGTCGAGTAGACCGTGCCCATTTCCAGGCCGATGATCCCGCCGCCGACGATCAGCATCTTCTTGGGGATGCTGCGCAGGAGCAGCGCGCCGGTCGAATCGACGATGCGTTCGTCGTCGGGCAGGAAAGGCAGGCGCACGGCCTGGCTGCCCGCCGCGATGATGGCGTTCTTGAAGCGGATGGTCTGGGTCTTGCCGTCGGCCGCCTTCACCGTCAGGTGATGGGGATCGGCGAACTCGCCCACGCCGGTCACCACGGTGACCTTGCGCATCTTGGCCATGCCGCCCAGGCCGCCGGTCAGCTTGCCGACCACGCTGTCCTTGAAGCTGCGCAGCTTGTCCAGGTCGATCTTGGGCTCGCCGAAGGTGATGCCGTGATCGGCCAGGGCCTTGGCTTCCTCCATGACCGCCGCGACGTGCAGCAGCGCCTTCGAGGGGATGCACCCCACGTTCAGGCAGACGCCGCCCAGCGTCGAATAGCGTTCGACCAGGACGGTCTTCATGCCCAGGTCGGCGGCGCGGAAAGCGGCCGAATAGCCGCCCGGGCCGGCGCCCAGCACCAGCATGTCGCACTCGAGGTCGGCGCTGCCGGAATAGGACGACGCGACCGGCGCGGTGGCCGGCGGCGCGGCCTTGGCGGCCGGCGGCGGCGCCGGCATCTTGGGCGCCTCGGCGGCGGCCGCCTTGGGCGCGGCCGCCGGCGCGGCGGCGCCGGACGGCTCCAGGTCCAGCACCACCGAACCCATCGACACCTTGTCGCCGACCTTGACCTTCACCGCCTTCACCACGCCGGCTTGCGACGAGGGGATTTCCATCGAGGCCTTGTCCGACTCGACCGTGATCAGGCTCTGCTCGGCCTGGATCGTGTCGCCCGGGGCCACCAGCACTTCGATGACTTCCACTTCCTTGAAGTCGCCGATATCGGGTACCTTGATTTCCACCGTGTTGCTCATAGGGCTCCCCGTTTACAGCGCGATGCGGCGGAAGTCGGCCAGCAGCGCGCCCAGATAGGCATTGAAGCGGGCCGCGGCGGCGCCGTCGATGACGCGGTGGTCATAGGACAGCGACAGCGGCAGGATCAGGCGGGGCACGAACTCCTTGCCGTTCCACACCGGCTTGCGATCCGAGCGCGAGACGCCCAGGATGGCCACTTCCGGCGCGTTGATGATGGGCGTGAAGTGGGTGCCGCCGATGCCGCCCAGCGACGAGATCGAGAAGCAGCCGCCCTGCATTTCGGCCGGCGACAGCTTGCCGTCGCGCGCCTTCTTGGCCAGGTCGGAGGTTTCCTTGGCGATCTCGAAGACGCCCTTCTTGTCGGCGTCGCGGATCACCGGCACCACCAGCCCGTTGGGCGTGTCGGCCGCGAAGCCGATGTGGTAGTACTGCTTCAGGACCAGGTTGTCGCCGTCCAGCGAGGCGTTGAACTCGGGGAATTTCTTCAGGGCCGCGACCACGGCCTTGATCAGGAACGCGAGCATGGTGACCTTGATGCCGGCCTTCTCGTTTTCCTTGTTCAGCGTCACGCGCAGCGCTTCCAGGTCGGTGATGTCCGCTTCGTCATTGTTGGTGACGTGCGGGATCATGACCCAGTTGCGATGCAGGTTGGCGCCGGAGATCTTCTTGATGCGCGACAGCGGCTTGGCTTCGATCGGCCCGAACTTGGCGAAGTCGACCTGCGGCCACGGCAGCACGCTCAGGCCGCCGCCGGCCACGGCCGG from Bordetella genomosp. 10 includes:
- a CDS encoding formate dehydrogenase subunit gamma, with the translated sequence MIKGQARIDLASTGAARGTHDAQRPPDNAHGAPCTPALAAVQRIVAAHAQRPGPLLPILHAVQAELGHIPPDTVQAIADGLNLSRAEVHGVITFYPHFRQAPPGRHVVELCRAESCQAMGSERLAEHARKKLGCDFHASSADGAYTLEPVYCLGLCAQSPAMLVDGVPYARLTPKRFDKILGYVTEAAK
- a CDS encoding formate dehydrogenase beta subunit, with protein sequence MPAPTAVTVYVPRDAAALAVGADAVALAVSTEAARRGLAVRVVRNGSRGLLWLETLVEVATPAGRVAYGPIDADDVPGLFDAGWLAGAAHALCHGLTEEIPYLKRQERLTFARVGIVDPRSAADYEANGGLAGLRRALAMEPAQIVEEVLQSGLRGRGGAAFPTGIKWKTVASAPAAQKYIVCNADEGDSGTFADRLLMEGDPFVLIEGMAIAGLAVGATAGYIYVRSEYPQSIEALDAAIAAARAAGWLGDDVCGSSRRFDLEVRTGAGAYICGEETSLLESLEGKRGVVRAKPPLPAIAGLFGKPTVINNVISLASVPIILARGAQHYRDYGVGRSTGTLPFQLAGNLRQGGLVEKAFGLTLRELLYDFGGGSASGRPLRAVQVGGPLGAYLPESQWDIPLDYEAYAAASAMIGHGGLVAFDDSVDMLRMARYAMEFCAVESCGKCTPCRIGSTRGMETLDRIAAGGADHGKQVVLLRDLCDTMLGGSLCALGGMTPYPVLSALDHFPQDFGLERTARQPAHQPA
- the fdhF gene encoding formate dehydrogenase subunit alpha, whose translation is MLETVVKRERDYGTPARAAEEMVSLTIDGQEIQAPAGTSIMRAAAEAGINIPKLCATDSLEAFGSCRLCLVQIDGRRGYPASCTTPVEAGMVVRTETPKLHELRRGVMELYISDHPLDCLTCPANGDCELQDMAGVVGLREVRYGYQGANHLQSAKDESNPYFAYDPSKCIVCNRCVRACEETQGTFALTISGRGFESRVSAGQDQPFMESECVSCGACVQACPTSTLQEKTVIMMGQAEHSVVTTCAYCGVGCAFRAEMKGQEVVRMVPWKDGQANRGHSCVKGRFAWGYATHKERVLKPMIRKRISDPWREVSWEEAIGHAAAEFKRLQATYGRDAVGGITSSRCTNEETWLVQKLVRAAFNTNNVDTCARVCHSPTGYGLKQTLGESAGTQTFDSVMHADVVVVMGANPSSGHPVFASRLKKRLRQGARLIVIDPRRIELVSSPHIKADFHLQVRPGTNVALLSSLAHVIATENLIDEAYVAARCEKKAFEEWRAFVSQPENSPEAMESVTGVPAAAVRGAARLYATAGNGAIYYGLGVTEHSQGSTTVMGIANLAMATGNIGREGVGVNPLRGQNNVQGSCDMGSFPHELPGYRHISDDAVRAQFEQDWGVTLQPEPGLRIPNMFEAALGGSFKGLYCQGEDIVQSDPNTQHVAAALAAMECIVVQDLFLNETAKYAHVFLPGSSFLEKDGTFTNAERRISRVRKVMEPKNGKADWEVTVALSNALGYPMNYRHPSEIMDEIARLTPTFAGVSYEKLEHLGSLQWPCTEETPDGTPIMHVDEFVRGKGRFIITKYVASDERSTRKFPLLLTTGRILSQYNVGAQTRRTPNVMWHGEDVLEVHPQDAEDRGIASGDWVGVQSRAGETVLRAVLTDRVQPGVVYTTFHFPESGANVVTTDNSDWATNCPEYKVTAVQVVRVSQPSEWQRQWSRFTDIQQKLLAEREAAPAGK
- a CDS encoding formate dehydrogenase subunit delta gives rise to the protein MDPHNLIRMANRIGDFFDAMPDRPEALEGIAGHIQKFWEPRMRNELLAFLQRHPDGVDGDTRLAPIVLQAVTQYRERLLPRVAAPASASTTPPAPAGTPAGQP
- a CDS encoding OFA family MFS transporter, whose protein sequence is MNTATTLDLPGSRPGFLDKERTIAGPGFSRWLVPPAALAIHLCIGMAYGFSVFWLPLSKALGGNAPQACAAGMSLFDELFTTTCDWRISSLTGTYILFFVVLGCAAALWGGWLERAGPRKAGLVAALCWCGGLVISAIGVYVHQLWMLWVGSGIIGGIGLGLGYISPVSTLIKWFPDRRGMATGMAIMGFGGGAMVGAPLANALMRYYAEPGSPGVWQTFLTMAAIYAVFMVGGALGYRVPASNWKPEGWTAPAAHTRNAMITHGHVHVKKIWGVPQFWLVWLVLCLNVTAGIGILSMASPLLQEVFGGSLIGQDSLGFAQLNKEQLAVIATIAAGFTGLLSLFNIGGRFVWASLSDKLGRKLTYAVFFVAGIVLYASVPWSAHNSHLALFVGAFCIILSFYGGGFATVPAYLADLFGTQMVGAIHGRLLTAWSAAGIFGPMLISSLREYQLSIGVPRAQVYDITMYILAGLLLLGLLCNLAIRPVNPKHFMTDGELATEKALAHERVSASEVHGQGASTFRTPAALVLFAWACVVIPLAYGFWGTLQQAVVLFR
- the lpdA gene encoding dihydrolipoyl dehydrogenase, whose protein sequence is MSNTVEIKVPDIGDFKEVEVIEVLVAPGDTIQAEQSLITVESDKASMEIPSSQAGVVKAVKVKVGDKVSMGSVVLDLEPSGAAAPAAAPKAAAAEAPKMPAPPPAAKAAPPATAPVASSYSGSADLECDMLVLGAGPGGYSAAFRAADLGMKTVLVERYSTLGGVCLNVGCIPSKALLHVAAVMEEAKALADHGITFGEPKIDLDKLRSFKDSVVGKLTGGLGGMAKMRKVTVVTGVGEFADPHHLTVKAADGKTQTIRFKNAIIAAGSQAVRLPFLPDDERIVDSTGALLLRSIPKKMLIVGGGIIGLEMGTVYSTLGARLDVVEMLDGLMQGADRDLVKVWQKMNAPRFDNIMLKTKTVAAEARKDGIYVTFEGEGAPKEPQRYDLVLQAVGRSPNGKKIGADKAGIAVTDRGFIDVDKQMRTNVPHIYAIGDIVGQPMLAHKAVHEGHVAAEAASGEKSFFDARVIPAVAYTDPEVAWVGLTEDDAKKQGIKIEKGVFPWAASGRAIANGRDEGFTKLLFDAETHRILGGGIVGTHAGDLISELALAVEMGADVVDIAKTIHPHPTLGESVGMAAEVAEGVCTDLPPTRKK